Proteins from a genomic interval of Anas platyrhynchos isolate ZD024472 breed Pekin duck chromosome 4, IASCAAS_PekinDuck_T2T, whole genome shotgun sequence:
- the ADGRA3 gene encoding adhesion G protein-coupled receptor A3, translating to MLPPGRRAACRPPRPHRHRRPARLLAALLLLLLPAALGGGGGGTALPEGCKYDGRPKSAGKAAVAAGSGPVEVKVVCSNLQLARVLPPEALPNRTVTLILSNNKITELKNGSFSGLNLLERLDLKNNLISTIDPGAFLGLSSLKRLDLTNNRIGCLNADIFRGLVNLIRLNLSGNLFSTLTQGTFDHLGSLKSLEFQTDYLLCDCNILWMHQWLKERNITVRETKCAYPKSLQSQTVTGVKQELLTCEPPLELPSFYMTPSHRQVVFEGDSLPFQCMASYIDQDMQVLWYQDGKIVETDESQGIFVEKNMIHNCSLIASALTISNIQAGSTGNWGCHVQTRRGNNTRTVDIVVLESSAQYCPPERVVNNKGDFRWPRTLAGITAYLLCTRYSAGSGIYPGNSQDERRAWRRCDRGGYWAEEDYSRCQYANDVTRVLYMFNQMPLNLTNAVATARQLLAYTVEAANFSDKMDVIFVAEMIEKFGRFAEKYKELGDVMVDIASNIMLADERVLWMAQREAKACTRIVQCLQKIAMYRLANGAQVYSTYSPNIALEAYVIKAAGFTGMTCTVFQKVATSDRTGLSDYGRRDPDGNLDKQLSFKCNVSNTLSSLALKNTIVEASIQLPASLFTQKQKREIRPADESVYKLQLIAFRNGKLFPATGNSTNLADDGKRRTVVTPVILTKIDGLNLASHHIPINVTLRRIAHGADAVAAQWDFDLLNGQGGWKSDGCRILLSDENITTIQCYSLSNYAVLMDLTGAELYTQPADLLHPVIYATAMVLLMCLIMIIVSYIYHHSVIRISVKSWHMLVNLSFHIFLTCVMFIGGITQTRNASICQAVGIILHYSTLATVLWLGVTSRNIYKQVTKKAKRCQDPDEPPPPPRPMLRFYLIGGGIPIIVCGITAAANIRNYGSRPNAPYCWMAWEPSLGAFYGPASFIIFINCMYFLSIFIQLKRHPERKYELKEPVEEQQRLATNEHGELAHQDSLSVSLVSASALENEHSFQAQLLGVGLTLLLYVALWIFGALSVSLYYPMDLIFSCFFGATCLSLSAFLMVHHCVNREDVRHAWITTCCPGRSTYSVQVNVQPSSSSGTNGETPKCTNSSAESSCTNKSASSLKNSSQGCKLTNLQAAAAQCHPTSLPLNTGPQLDNSLTEHSVDNDIKMHVAPLEVQFRTNGHPSRHHKNRSKGHRASRLAVLREYAYDVPTSVEGSVQNGLPKSRQSNSEGHSRSRRAYLAYRERQYNQSQQDSSDACSTLPKSGRNTEKTTVTNNKKDILRKPIVVELENQQKSYGLNLAIQNGPLKSSGQDGPLLTADSTGNIRTGLWKHETTV from the exons GGACCTTAAGAACAACCTTATTAGTACTATAGATCCAGGAGCTTTTCTGGGactttcatctctgaaaagacT AGACCTAACTAATAACAGAATAGGCTGCCTGAATGCAGACATATTTAGAGGACTCGTAAATCTTATTAGACT aaatctttctggaaatctgttttctaCACTTACACAGGGAACATTTGATCATCTTGGTTCACTAAAGTCTCT AGAATTTCAGACTGATTATCTTCTTTGTGATTGTAACATACTCTGGATGCATCAGTGgctaaaggaaagaaatataaCTGTACGTGAAACTAAATGTGCCTATCCCAAATCACTGCAGTCACAGACGGTGACGGGTGTTAAGCAGGAGCTTCTGACCTGCG AGCCTCCTCTTGAGTTACCATCTTTCTATATGACTCCATCTCACCGCCAGGTTGTTTTTGAAGGAGATAGTCTACCCTTCCAATGTATGGCTTCGTATATTGATCAAGACATGCAAGTCTTGTGGTACCAAGACGGAAAGATAGTGGAAACTGATGAATCCCAGGgtatttttgttgaaaaaaacaTGATTCATAACTGCTCACTGATTGCAAG TGCACTGACAATCTCAAACATTCAGGCTGGCTCCACAGGAAACTGGGGTTGCCACGTACAAACCAGACGTGGGAATAATACGAGGACAGTAGACATTGTGGTATTAGAAAGCTCTGCACAATACTGCCCTCCAGAGAGGGTTGTGAACAATAAAGGAGATTTCAG GTGGCCTAGAACATTGGCAGGCATCACAGCCTACCTGCTGTGTACACGTTATTCTGCTGGCAGTGGGATATATCCTGGCAACTCACAAGATGAGAGAAGAGCTTGGCGCAGATGTGACAGGGGAGGATACTGGGCAGAGGAGGACTATTCTAGGTGCCAATATGCAAACGATGTGACTCGAGTTCTTTATATGTTCAATCAG ATGCCTCTCAACCTCACTAATGCAGTTGCAACAGCAAGACAGCTCTTGGCTTACACTGTTGAAGCAGCAAATTTTTCTGATAAGATGGATGTTATTTTTGTGGCTGAAATGATAGAGAAATTTGGAAGATTTGCGGAAAAATATAAAGAG CTTGGTGACGTGATGGTGGATATAGCAAGTAACATTATGTTAGCTGATGAACGTGTTCTGTGGATGGCACAAAGGGAAGCAAAGGCTTGCACTAGAATTGTACAGTGTCTACAGAAAATTGCTATGTACCGGCTTGCAAATGGGGCTCAAGTTTATTCAACT taTTCTCCAAATATTGCTCTTGAGGCTTATGTAATAAAGGCTGCTGGTTTCACTGGGATGACGTGCACCGTATTTCAAAAAGTGGCTACATCAGACCGTACAGGACTCAGTGATTATGGGAGAAGAGATCCAGATGGAAATCTAGATAAGCAACTAAGCTTTAAATGCAATGTTTCAAATACGCTGTCAAGCCTGGCTTTAAAG AATACAATCGTGGAGGCTTCTATCCAGTTGCCAGCTTCCCTTTTCACCCAGAAgcaaaaaagagaaatcagaCCAGCAGATGAATCTGTCTACAAGCTTCAGCTTATTGCATTTCGCAATGGAAAGCTTTTTCCAGCAACAGGAAATTCAACAAATCTGGCTGATGATGGGAAACGTCGTACAGTTGTAACACCAGTTATTCTTACCAAGatag ATGGTTTAAACCTAGCCAGTCACCACATTCCTATAAATGTGACACTGCGGCGCATTGCGCATGGAGCAGATGCTGTTGCAGCTCAGTGGGACTTTGATCTACTGAACGGACAAGGGGGCTGGAAGTCTGATGGCTGTCGCATTCTTCTGTCTGATGAAAATATTACTACCATTCAGTGCTACTCCCTCAGCAACTATGCAGTTTTAATG GACTTGACAGGAGCTGAATTATATACACAGCCAGCTGATCTTTTGCATCCAGTAATTTATGCCACTGCCATGGTTTTGCTAATGTGCCTGATTATGATCATAGTCAGCTACATATACCATCACAG TGTGATCAGGATCAGTGTAAAAAGCTGGCACATGCTAGTTAACCTaagttttcatattttcctGACATGCGTGATGTTTATTGGAGGCATAACTCAGACCAGGAACGCAAGCATTTGCCAAGCA gttgggATAATTCTCCATTATTCCACTCTTGCAACAGTATTGTGGCTGGGAGTGACATCTCGTAATATTTACAAGCAAGTaaccaaaaaagcaaaaagatgtCAAGATCCTGATGAGCCGCCGCCTCCACCCAGACCAATGCTGAG gTTCTACCTTATTGGTGGAGGGATCCCAATCATAGTTTGTGgaataacagcagcagcaaacatcCGGAATTACGGCAGCAGACCTAATGCACCTTA ttgCTGGATGGCTTGGGAACCTAGCTTAGGAGCATTTTATGGACCAGCTAGCTTTATCATTTTCATAAACTGCATGTATTTCCTCAGCATATTCATACAACTAAAACGGCACCCTGAACGTAAATACGAACTTAAGGAACCAGTTGAGGAACAGCAGCGTCTTGCCACCAACGAACATGGGGAACTGGCTCACCAAGATTCGTTGTCAGTGTCACTAGTTTCTGCATCTGCTTTGGAGAACGAGCACAGTTTTCAAGCACAGCTTCTGGGAGTGGGCCTTACTTTGCTTCTGTATGTTGCTCTGTGGATTTTTGGAGCTCTGTCAGTTTCCCTGTATTATCCTATGGACctgattttcagctgtttttttggggCAACTTGTTTAAGCCTTAGTGCCTTTCTTATGGTGCACCATTGTGTTAACAGGGAAGATGTCAGGCACGCATGGATAACAACTTGCTGCCCTGGAAGGAGTACGTACTCTGTGCAAGTGAATGTTCAGCCCTCCAGTTCCAGTGGAACCAATGGAGAGACCCCCAAGTGCACCAACAGCAGTGCAGAATCTTCATGCACAAATAAAAGTGCATCGAGCCTAAAAAATTCTTCTCAAGGTTGCAAACTAACAAATTTacaagctgctgcagctcagtgcCACCCTACTTCTCTTCCACTGAACACGGGTCCTCAGCTTGATAACAGTCTCACTGAGCATTCAGTGGATAACGATATCAAAATGCATGTAGCTCCATTAGAGGTACAGTTTCGGACAAATGGACACCCAAGCCGGCATCATAAGAACAGAAGCAAGGGACATCGTGCTAGCAGGCTTGCAGTATTGAGGGAATATGCATATGATGTTCCTACCAGTGTGGAAGGAAGCGTGCAAAATGGCTTACCGAAAAGTCGACAAAGCAACAGCGAAGGGCATTCAAGGAGCCGAAGAGCTTATTTGGCATATAGAGAACGTCAGTATAACCAATCCCAGCAAGATAGCAGTGATGCTTGCAGTACGCTTCCAAAAAGTggcagaaatactgaaaaaacaacagttaccaacaacaaaaaagatattCTGAGGAAACCAATAGTGGTTGAACTTGAAAACCAGCAAAAATCTTATGGCCTAAATTTAGCCATTCAGAATGGACCACTTAAAAGCAGTGGACAGGATGGACCCTTGCTCACTGCAGACAGTACTGGTAATATTAGAACTGGCTTATGGAAACATGAAACTACTGTGTAG